A single window of Plasmodium reichenowi strain SY57 chromosome 14, whole genome shotgun sequence DNA harbors:
- a CDS encoding exported protein (hyp13) has product MSFSNKKLILRTITYIVLLLLHYDTFKKLYIKNNCQKIYTKITSSRSLAEYETLVLINQQTANNNSPSNSNNSNNETNEGLSFFNEILGTELELYNSKWNESNKMDKIYTHIKKYKCDIINTDYKKVFTNEKNIFHKHMKNIFENKNVDCKYFFGKINNSLDNLKNKVIYIFSNKNVLIHTIYSILFKIINSIFTMITGAITSVVLTQLFYLIKSLWSVNPLLSIFLLTISSIFIFMIAVIAHALNS; this is encoded by the exons atgtctttttcaaataagaaattaattttaagaACCATTACATATATAGTTTTGCTATTACTCCATTAC gacacctttaaaaaattatatataaaaaataattgccaaaaaatatacacaaaAATAACAAGTAGTAGATCCTTAGCAGAATATGAGACATTAGTATTAATAAATCAACAAACAGCTAATAATAATTCGCCTTCTAATTctaataatagtaataatgaAACCAATGAAGGTctatctttttttaatgaaatTTTGGGTACGGAACtagaattatataattcaaaatGGAATGAATCAAATAAAATggataaaatatatacacatattaaaaaatataaatgtgatataataaatacagATTATAAGAAAGTTTTTActaatgaaaaaaatatatttcataaacatatgaaaaatatttttgaaaacaaaaatgtagattgtaaatatttttttggaaaaataaacaatTCTTTAGATAACctaaaaaataaagttatatatatattcagtaataaaaatgtattaatccatacaatatattcaatcttatttaaaataattaattctATATTTACAATGATTACGGGAGCTATTACATCCGTAGTCCTTACTCAATTATTCTATTTAATTAAAAGCCTTTGGTCTGTTAACCCTCTATTATctatattcttattaacAATATCttcaatatttatttttatgattgCTGTCATTGCACATGCTTTAaattcttaa
- a CDS encoding putative exported protein (Plasmodium exported protein, unknown function), whose translation MHLIYLKILFFSLLLDTFISSHTNIPRTNNVTPKNVAINISPVGPIPDVITLDYIKGNLEQIQLIKDIIIKEKLKKLKVLKKKCKKNKKDKELKNEIENLEREIMDTRKLCNNYIKNEIKEIKSLKDQIIKDKIEKDRWKKDLLIDYELKRLMYKPDIERLKQLYEEYKKEELRVAKLKDNMFKIYQFILYLIPNTIYYTIEFVNNIPELELSLPKFLKKKKKTKSKSFFELWSSLYEILEEKVHKYQIGGYVLGFGLLSGIGKSIHSIVATPTVCIKYYALAANIAACKTKLASIAVSSANVVSNVSRAATCEEKLQLLNAACTAATTSPDPATKIVAIIIIVILVIILLVYLYYVIKKSGILENEHVQKVIAPIQTFFGKCTNKMKHSFKDIINYKKPSKPNKNKGKLKK comes from the exons ATgcatttaatatatttaaaaatattatttttctccTTACTTTTAGatacatttatatcatcacataca aacATTCCTAGAACTAATAATGTTACTCCAAAAAATGTTgctataaatatatcacCAGTAGGACCAATTCCAGATGTAATAACACttgattatataaaaggaAATCTTGAACAAATTCAACTAATCAAggatataataatcaaagaaaaattaaaaaaactcaaagtattaaaaaaaaaatgtaaaaaaaataaaaaggataaaGAGTTAAAGAACGAAATTGAAAATTTAGAAAGAGAAATAATGGATACAAGGAAATTATGTAATAactatataaaaaatgaaattaaagaaattaaatCATTAAAAGATCAAATTATAAAGGACAAAATAGAAAAAGATAGGTGGAAAAAAGATTTGTTGATTGATTATGAATTGAAAAGACTCATGTATAAACCAGATATTGAACGATTAAAACAGTTAtatgaagaatataaaaaggaagAATTAAGAGTTGCAAAATTGAAAGataatatgtttaaaatatatcaatttattttatatttaatacCTAATACAATATACTATACTATTGAatttgtaaataatattccAGAATTAGAGTTATCACTTCCAAAgtttcttaaaaaaaaaaaaaaaactaaaaGCAAATCATTTTTCGAATTATGGAGTTCCTTATACGAAATATTGGAAGAAAAAGTACATAAGTACCAAATAGGAGGGTACGTATTAGGATTTGGATTATTATCAGGAATAGGAAAATCAATACACTCAATTGTAGCAACTCCTACAGTTtgtattaaatattatgcTCTTGCTGCTAATATTGCTGCCTGTAAGACTAAATTAGCCAGTATTGCTGTGTCATCAGCAAATGTTGTTTCTAATGTTTCAAGAGCTGCAACATGCGAGGAAAAATTACAACTTTTAAATGCAGCTTGTACAGCAGCAACAACTTCTCCTGATCCTGCAACAAAAATAGTAGCcataataattattgttataCTTGTCATAATACTTTTAgtgtatttatattatgtaataaaaaaatcaGGTATTTTAGAAAATGAACATGTTCAAAAAGTAATTGCTCCTATTCAAACATTTTTTGGTAAATgtacaaataaaatgaaacaTTCCTTTAAGGATATTATCAATTATAAAAAACCATCAAAaccaaataaaaataaaggaaaattaaagaaatag